The following are encoded together in the Timaviella obliquedivisa GSE-PSE-MK23-08B genome:
- a CDS encoding photosystem II q(b) protein, translating into VLNRANLGMEVMHERNAHNFPLDLAAGEAAPVALTAPAIQG; encoded by the coding sequence GTGTTGAACCGTGCGAACTTAGGGATGGAAGTGATGCACGAGCGGAATGCGCACAACTTCCCGCTCGACCTGGCAGCGGGTGAGGCGGCTCCTGTGGCACTGACTGCTCCTGC